cggttgatgtagtcgtacatcttcacgatccgaccgatcaagtaccgaacgcacggcacctccgagttctgcacaagttcaactcgatgacgtccctcgaactccgatccagccgagctttgagggagagtttcgtcagcacgacggcgtggtgacgatgatgatgttgctaccgacgcagggcttcacctaagcatcgctacgatattatcgaggtgggttatggtggaggggggcaccgcacacggctaagagatcaagcgatcaattgttgtgtctccaaggggtgcctccctccccgtatataaaggagtggaggagggggagggggccggccatcCTAGgcacgccccatgaggagtcctactcccatcgggagtaggactccctccttccaagtgggagtaggagaggagagggaaggagagagagggggaaaggaaaggagggcgccgccccccctccttgtccaattcggactggggggaagggggcgcgcggctgcccttggccgcccctcctcttctccactagggcccaataggcccattagtctccccgggggttccggaaaccccccccccccggtactccggtatataccCGAACcaccccgaaaccattccggtgtccgaacatagtcgtccaatatatcgatctttacgtctcgaccatttcgagactcctcgtcatgtccgtgatcacatccaggactccgaactaccttcggtacatcaaaacacataaactcataatataaccgtcatcgaactttaagcgtgcggaccctacgggttcgagaactatgtagacatgaccgagacacgtctccggtcaataaccaatagcggaacctggatgctcatattggctcccacatattctacgaagatctttatcggtcaaaccgcataacaacatacgttgttccctttgtcatcggtatgttacttgcccgagattcgatcgtcggtatctcaatacctagttcaatctcgttaccggcgagtctctttactcgttccgtaatacatcatcccgcaactaactcattagttacaatgcttccaaggcttatagtgatgtgcattgccgagtgtgcccagagatacctctccgacaatcggagtaacaaatcctaatctcaaaatacgccaacccaacaagtaccttcagagacacctgtagagcacctttataatcacccagttacgttgtgacatttggtagcacacaaagtgttcctccggtaaacgggagttgcataatctcatagttataggaacttgtataagtcatgaagaaagcaatagcagaatactaaatgatcaagtgctaagctaacggaatgggtcaagtcaatcacatcattctcctaatgatgtgatcccgttaatcaaatgacaactcatgtctatggctaggaaacataaccatctttgatcaacgagctagtcaagtagagacatactagtgacactctgtttgtctatgtattcacacaagtattatgtttctggttaatacaattctagcatgaataataaacatttatcatgatataaggaaataaataataactttatgattgcctctagggcatatttccttcagaactagtacagtggatgaacagtctcaggaggtgaggtgttcttgagctcgatgagttggtgagtgtgaggatgatctgaatgatccgtcccttgctACGGTGGtcgctaggtcctatttatagaggccttggtcctcttcccaaatgtgggcgggaagggatcccacaactgccaaatttgaagggagacaactagtataacctatcctgacaaaagtagtctttgcctgccaaaggctctggtggtgacgctgcagtgggctccgcgatgacctccgtcctgtcgtcctggcggtcttggtcttgttgaatTGATAAGGAAACCTTtccttgattcctcgggactccgcacctgcgcttgccttcttagcaccaaaaaggaaactggtacactgcacctgCTGGTGCCCgcgtggccttggtcgtcatggctcacgtcacgtgaacctcgcgaggtgcaccttgtatagatatctccgctcttcgggagccaacctagtgaggctgcccccagagaggtcttggtgtcgtccgcctcgcgaggcttggcccctcgcgagggtcttgagttgttgctgctgaagctgggccttACCGggtcgttgatggagccacgccacaggccacaggcaggcaagtctgggtacccccattcccaggacgtcgACAAAAACCTTCCCTTCTTTGATACTTCCTCCATTTCAAATTATAAGATGTATTGAgttcaaaaataataataagatgtattatttttttaagtcaaacatGTGCATGTTCAAcgtttttaggaaaaaaatattgATCCTACAATAATACCATAATTGTATCATTAGAACCATCATGAAAAgtatttttatattatatttatTTTGTATTGCAATGTAATCCAGGTCAAAGTTACATGTGTTGACTTTTACGAAAATTGATGCAACTTATATTCTGGAATGGAGGCAGTATTATACATGCAGTTCTTCAGCATCATTCGGAAAAAAAATGTACATCTTTCAGTCAATATTCAGTAAATGCAACATCGACAGAACAATGGTGAAACTATAAATTCAGTCCTATAGAGAGATGCTACTCCATGAATTAAGTATGTAACGAAGGAAACATATACGCTCTACTTTATCAACTAGTATTATTTCTTGTTGACGCAACAACAATGTAGCTGTTGCTGCAAAATGAGAATATAAATGTTCATGACTATAACTGACCGACCTGATTTACATAACTGTAACAactgaaaaaaaatccaaaaaagggGAAACAGCTCTCCCACATTTTGCTCCCCTTTGGTACCAAGAATGAATTTCAACTATGTGCCTCCCTCACCTAACCTAACAGACCACACCACTTCTTGTCCCATACCCTATATCCTACAACAAGCATCTTCTCAAATAATATGCTACAACAAGCACGGCGACTCGACCCAAAAGAATAGTGTCAACCACTTGTTTAACAAAAATAGGGGGAACTCTGACCTGACCAAAGAAACAAATACTCCATACAACCAATGATCAACCTAACCTAACACAGAAAGCAATGACCTACAGCAACTTTGTAACCTCCTCGGGCCAGAAAGCTGACAGCAACTCCAGCAGTAGCTTTGCAACTAGCTGGACATCAACTCCAGAACCAGCTCTTCCAGAAGATCATCCTTTACCATCCTCTCAACATCCCTTCCTGCCCTGTTGATGTAATCTGCCAAATCTGGCCATTTCTGATCCAACACTTGTTTCTCTCTTGGCGCAAGTTCTTCTCGCCGCCGAGTCAACACCTGCAACAATTTCTCTAACAGGCCTTCTGAACCCCACGCTGGTGCCATATTCCTTGCGGTAGTTGCCCAAGGATGCATGTCCAGACATGGGGCAAGAAGTTCCGACAGTATGGAGTTTACCATGTCGAAGGTGAGCTTCCTGTCTGCCCTTGACCATTGAGCCACATTTTTGTATTTCTTCTCAAGCTTGTCAAACACGTCGTAGCCTGCAGGGCAATCAAGGGACTGGCACACCTTGTACAGCTGATCCTCCTCAACGCCATGAATACCAGAAGCAATTAGAATATCCAGCAAGTAGCAAAACTCTCTTTCCTCTTCATCTTCAAATTCGCAAGGGGTGTCTTCTACCAACTGTATAGCTTCATCATGTTCAGTAGACTCCATCTCAGAGCACGAGTAATTACCAAGTGCAGCATCCACAACTACCTCAGCAACAGTTTCTGCTGAAGGAAAGTATACCAGCTCAGGCCTTAGCTGGGGAGCTACATTCAAAAGTAACACACAATAAGATACAAAAAGATGGTTGATTGAAACATTAGAATGCCAAGATTGCTTACCATGAGGATCTTTTGTATCTTTCTTAATGTTTTCAGCATCGGAAAAATCTTCAGCTGGATATTCAAGAACGGATACTGGGCTTGCCTGCTCAATCTCTTTGCAGGAAACTTGGGGGATATAGTTTATACGTGCAGCAAGTGGACAGTGTACCTGTGGTATAACAAAAAAGGGGCTCAATGCTAGCTATCACATTTGGGGCGAAGTAAAACTAGAAGATGAATAAAATAGTTTCTACTCTTATACTGATAATTGATAGCCTGGCATTAAGCTTATTTTGAGAGAGTAAATAAAAGAGTAACAAGTTGCAAACAGAAAACCTGCTCCATGTTTGTGATTCTACATTTACAAAATAACCGCTTAGCAGCAAGCTTATTTTGAGAGAGTAAACAAAGTAAAGAGTTGCAAACAGAAACCTGACCCATGTTTCTGATTCTACATTTACAGACATAACCAAAGCTCCTATGCAATATAGTATCATAAGAAATTACACATGCATACTCATAGTAACCATTTTATCAGTATAGTATGAATAGCTTCTGTTTAATACCTTCTTGAAGGACATCCTCCATTGATCATTTGCCACTGTACCCAGAGAGGATAAATTGGAGTTATCACTTGTGTCACTCGTGTCACTTGAAAAAGATACTTGCAAACCATCAATGCTGCCACCCGAGGAAAAGCATATCGCCTTATCAGATTCACTGTTTGTACAGCTCCATAGTTGTTCAGATGTTTCCGCATTGAGTGGCT
This window of the Triticum aestivum cultivar Chinese Spring chromosome 5D, IWGSC CS RefSeq v2.1, whole genome shotgun sequence genome carries:
- the LOC123123473 gene encoding uncharacterized protein: MMGGASAGAGRRRRWTQRSCRAGGAGGVATRTVAATEERGARAATRRATGFAHVDKQQRVYGLSSQDSRSSSRSTIMEDFLHSDLWEYKRKRSLRNEIESHHCLSSFMSESRNHGAETEMPIASEKPSFSWPTEKQVPSNNNFLPATSTVSDYGLAYRPKSHLGRGSNKANQTPTPKESSGMCSFSYQLARSAGRSDSMKMGRTSAKCSLAETMSMLRQRRFGRSYQNQNRIGALNRRHKHTQSGGAINMVKKEETYNQSDLSTGRHWQTLLDNALVRRRLQPLNAETSEQLWSCTNSESDKAICFSSGGSIDGLQVSFSSDTSDTSDNSNLSSLGTVANDQWRMSFKKVHCPLAARINYIPQVSCKEIEQASPVSVLEYPAEDFSDAENIKKDTKDPHAPQLRPELVYFPSAETVAEVVVDAALGNYSCSEMESTEHDEAIQLVEDTPCEFEDEEEREFCYLLDILIASGIHGVEEDQLYKVCQSLDCPAGYDVFDKLEKKYKNVAQWSRADRKLTFDMVNSILSELLAPCLDMHPWATTARNMAPAWGSEGLLEKLLQVLTRRREELAPREKQVLDQKWPDLADYINRAGRDVERMVKDDLLEELVLELMSS